From the genome of Amia ocellicauda isolate fAmiCal2 chromosome 14, fAmiCal2.hap1, whole genome shotgun sequence, one region includes:
- the LOC136767322 gene encoding E3 ubiquitin/ISG15 ligase TRIM25-like — MQSRAPAGTASLSSLLSEKQFQCSICLDIFTSPVTTPCGHNFCMACIGGYWDRKCLYECPLCLKQFKRKPKLHINTGLRQITEQFKRKLNPPEERSAQPGEVPCDICTGRKLRAVKSCLVCMASYCQTHLEPHERVKTLTRHKLIEPVRDIEDRLCKKHQRVLELFCKEDLICICHFCTETDHKTHSTVTLEEECRKKKAQLGETEAEVQQKVQARLKKVEEIRQSVELRKLGAQREAEDSEQVFRALVCSIERSQAELLELIEESGGEAG; from the exons ATGCAG tCCAGAGCACCAGCTG GAACGGCTTCCCTCAGCAGTCTCCTGTCTGAGAAGCAGTTCCAGTGCTCTATATGTCTGGATATATTCACCAGCCCAGTCACCACTCCCTGTGGGCAcaacttctgcatggcatgtaTTGGAGGGTACTGGGATCGGAAATGTTTGTACGAATGCCCACTTTGTTTGAAACAGTTTAAAAGGAAACCTAAACTCCACATTAACACAGGCTTAAGACAAATCACTGAGCAGTTCAAGAGGAAACTGAACCCTCCCGAGGAGCGCTCTGCTCAGCCTGGAGAAGTGCCCTGTGATATCTGCACTGGGAGGAAGCTCAGGGCTGTGAAATCCTGTCTGGTGTGCATGGCCTCTTACTGTCAGACTCACCTGGAGCCCCATGAGAGAGTCAAAACACTCACGAGACATAAACTGATTGAGCCTGTGAGAGACATTGAAGACAGGCTGTGCAAGAAGCACCAGAGAGTCCTGGAGCTGTTCTGTAAAGAAGACCTTATCTGTATTTGTCACTTCTGCACTGAGACAGACCACAAGACTCACAGCACTGTCACTTTAGAGGAAGAATGTAGAAAGAAGAAG GCTCAGCTGGGGGAAACTGAGGCAGAAGTGCAACAGAAGGTCCAGGCCAGACTGAAGAAGGTGGAGGAGATTAGACAGTCGGTGGAACTCAGGAAA CTTGGTGCCCAGAGAGAGGCTGAAGACAGTGAGCAGGTCTTCAGGGCTCTGGTGTGCTCCATTGAGAGAAGCCAGGCTGAGCTGCTGGAGCTGATTGAAGAGAGTGGCGGAGAGGCGGGCTGA